tatcaaagtgtgtgtgtgtgtgtgtgtgtgtgtgtgtgtgtgatgaatctatataatacaccagttttactttttgtattaaattactaaaataattcaactttttctttatattcttatttattgaGATGaaggttgtgtgattgtgtagagGAGCAGATTCTCTATTCAATACCAAGTGTTTATAAAGGAATGATTAAtaattgtgtataatgtagtttGTTACTGGGTTTAGTTGAAGGTCACATCAGGTCTTAACAGTGTTTTAACTGAAAgactgtaaatctgctttgttCCTCTGCTCCATGGAGAAActgtgaaagtgaaagtgaaaaagTCTGAACACAGACGACGTGAACACAACCAGCCTCGCTAACAGAAGGTAAAATATTCACTATTATTTACttgtaaaactttttaaatgcatcGCTGTGTATAAACATGTATGTGAATTGAGTAAATGTGTTTCGGCTTCTTTTATTGAGGAATCAACCGAGAAAAGTGAATAAAAGTGAACGCGACTTTTTCCATCACCAAAGGCGACATAAAGACTCGTTTATAAGATCATCACTTCATGAACCCTTCAGAATCAGCGCTCAGGAGAAATACACGCTGGACTGCGGTATTGCCTGATGTTACAGGTGTTGTGCCTAATTCAGACCCCCGGTACACGTTTTCTTCAAATTGATCTTTTGGCGTTAGGATCAGGAAAACATTTGACCCAACCTTCCGTGTTTTtagtgccatctacaggaaatACGACGGTACTGTCCGCGTGCACGCGAAGGGGGGTTGATTTCAGACCGGGGTCTGAATTAGGCACAACACCGGCCGGGATACAAGGAGCCGGAAACGGTGTGCGAGAAAGCGGAAGCGCGGCAGGCGAGCCGGTATTAGCGTTAGGCTAAAGGGCTTCACCCTGACCGCTAGGTGCCGCCGTCCATTCTCCGCTTTAATAACCAGGACTTCCTCACGCTAAAGCGGAAACTCGGGGGACGCTTCTGTTTTCGTTGTTTTACGGAAAACTTGAAGCGACGCCATTCAGCTAAACCGCTTTAAACCGGTCACCGCACTACACCGCACTaaaccaccattcatttattctctTCTCTGCCTCGCGCACTTACAGCGCGCATTAACCGCACACGGTTTGAACTGGCCAATCAAATGTCAGTGGGCGTGGTTTCAGTGATTGCAGCTGTAACGTAGTGATGGCACgtgttttcttttccatctGATAACAATGACTTTCACCAGGATGAGTATGAAACATAAACAAAGATTACTGACAGAGAGAAATTATATCCAGTCCTCCGTTGTGACGTTACATATCAGAACaccataaacacaaacattgtCTCACTGTGGACTAAGAGGACAAACATCCAGAATAAGATGTTTTCATATTTATCCAGATTCTGTGGCCTTAACTTAAAGAAATGCATGTATTCTCTAATATACATTTCCATTGCACCTTAAGACAATAATCACATGGCAAAATATCACGAGTAGCTGGTAATACGTCTTATATTGCAAATATattgtaatgcaaaaaaagcgaggaataaatgataaactctgtgaTTGGAATAAGAGAACAGATATATATAAGTTTCTGACTACTAACAGGTCTGTTAATCCTGACAGGTAAAATGATATGTTCATGAATTTACTCTTCCCACAGTTACCAAACATTAAATAATGAGTATATTACAGTATTCAGTCCTCTTTGTTAGCAGGCTGCTTTGTTGAATTGCAGTGATTTGGACTTTATTCCTGCAAGTGAAGGACACAGGAAGTAAGAAAGCTGTTTCAATTCCTTTAACTGCGACAGTAGCTCAAACATAAATCCCATCAGCCACTGAACCTCACATGAGCGAGCTACATGTCACTTATCACTCACACCTGAACCACAATGTCTATAATCACCACTTGATAAGTCTTACCTTTCACAGCTCTTTAgccttgtttctttttttgtggtggtagtggtggttaATGTTGATTAGTGGTggttgttgtggttgttgtgGTGGTTAGTTGTGGTGGTTGTTGTGGTGGTTAGTTGTGGTGGTTtttgtggtggtagtggtggttaGTGGTGGTTgttgtggtggtagtggtggttaGTGGTGGTTGTTGTGGTGGTTAGTGGTGGTTtttgtggtggtagtggtggttgtTGTGGTGGTTAGTGGTGGTTgttgtggtggtagtggtggttaGTGGTGGTTgttgtggtagtggtggtaaGCATGTGCTTATGGTCATGTTAATGCTTTTGTTTATGGTTTATTTAGTGTTCTGTTTCATGGTCTTAGTTTCTTTGGGGGGTTTTGATACAGTATTTGAAATTGAACATAATTTGCACTTATCCTCACTTTTCATGAGATTGTATTCATGTGGACTGTAACCTATTGCAGGTGAAGAATTCAGACCTTGGTGTTCACATCTCTGTAAAATTTCTTTACTAATAGTGAAAGATGAATCACTTGAAACCCGATGGAGTTCCACCATTCAAAAAGAGGTAAAGCTactattactttattttatagtgaAATATTTAACgagttaaatattaaatattatttaatgagAGTTATAAAGAACGAGGTCATAGAGAACTCTAATATCATGCTGTGTGCCCATAAAGAAACACCAAGGACAATCACatgattattacttttttattgccatttatattaagattattataacattacCTACTGACcagaatttaatagtaataTCTGTTTGTTTACTAAAACCTGCAGAGAGAAATCAGCCCCTGCTCGAGCCAGCAGTGATGTAAATACAGATCCTCCatcaaaaaaagtaaaacaggaAGATCTCTCATCTACACTGAGGTAATGTCTCCTCTTAGTTAACACTTTTAACCCTTCAACTCATTTGTCTAAAACACTATACAGCACAGCGTTCTCTCAGGAACTAGTTCCAGGTGTAGCATGAATAATGTGTTCAATGTGCTTTTTGTTACGCTCATTTTGGGTTATTTCTCTCCAGACCCCCAGAGCACATCTTTAAACAgattttacatttctacttttgtttttgccatttCCTTACTTGTTTGTGTACAGTTCTTTAATTTGACCTTAATTGTCACAGtaataaagttaaatctaatctgTTAGTCTTTTGAAAGTGTTAAGTAGGTCAGTTGCTAAGTGTAGAAAGTTAACACGTTGTGCAGCTGGTTTATATTTATGTCAGGCGTGGCCTGGTTGTTAAAGCTCTCTACATTTTTGCGGTGCtaggtttttgtgtttttgcagtgtttttttttttttttttggtgtttttattaaaattagttGTGCAATTTTCATCCGTCTCCACCCTTGCTCCACGGGTCACCCTCCACATGACTTAAAGCTTTAACCaattcagaatgcagcagcatgaACATCACCAAGGCTGGATCTGACAGAATAGCCACATAACAGCTAACAAGCTGTACCGACCCATTCACATAGAATTTTATGAATGCTGCTTGTCATAATGTAACACGttttattattctatattataatatgttttattgtataactattattatttttattattattctagtATTATAAACTTCTCTCCAACCACTGTAATGGCTTTCagatcagatagatagatagatagatagatagatagatagatagatagatagatagatagatagatagatagatagatagatagatagatagatagatagatagatagatagatagatagatagatagatagatagatagatagatagatagatagatagtctagactatactatactatactatacaattagATTCTCAAGTACAtagttgtttaaaataaaattacaaaaattgtGCTTAATATCTCACTATTTAACAGGTGTAAGTCTGAAAGCACTGGACCTCATGTTCAGGAGATATGTAAATTCAATCTGATAAAGAAGTTTCAGCACTTGAATGAGGTGATGACAAATCAGAGAAACCCAAAACTTCTcaatgagatctacacagatcTCTACATCACAGAAGGAGACAGTGGAAAAGTCAATAAGGAACATGAGGTGAGACAGATCGAGGCAGCATCCAGGAGAGCAGCAACAGCAGAAACACCTATCAAATGCAGTGAGATCTTTGAACCCTTGTCTGAAGAAGACAAACCCATCAGGATCGTTCTGACAAAGGGAGTTGCTGGcattggaaaaacagtctctgtgcagaaaTTCATTTTAgactgggctgaagggaaaacaaatcTGGATGTTCTACTTATATTTCCACTTCCTTTCAGAAAGCTCAATCTGATAAAGGATCAAAAACTGTGCCTGGTGGAGCTTCTTCACTTCTTTTTAAAGGagataaaagaaatgaatattTCCGGACTGGACAAAGTTCTGTTcatttttgatggtttggatgagtgtcgtttccctctggatttccagaacacagtgagattgtgtgatgtaactgaacCAGCATCAGTAGATGTTCTGTtgataaacctgatcaaaggaaacctgcttccctctgctctcatctggatcacctccagaccagcagcagctgatcaaatcccCCCTGAGTGTGTAGATCGAgtcacagaggtacgagggttcaatGACCCACAAAAGGAGGaatatttcaggaagaggatcagtgatcagagcCTGAGCAGCAgaatcatcacacacctgaagtcattaagaagcatctacatcatgtgccacatcccagtcttctgctggatttcagccactgttctagagagaatgttgggtgaagcagagagtggagagatccccaagactctgactcaaatgtacacacacttcctcatcattcagaccaacttcataaagaaaaagtacacaaAGAGCCAAGAGGCAGATAAAGAAATGGTTCTGAAACTGGGGAAACTGGCTTTTCAGCAGCTGATGAAGGGcaacctgatcttctatgaggaagactTGATGGAGTGTGGCATTGATGTGAAAGAAGCATcagtgtattcaggtgtgtgtacacagatcttcagagaggagtttgggcttcaccagagtaaagtgtactgttttgttcatctgagcattcaggaacatctcgcagctctgtatgtgcacctgacttttataaatgaaacgaaaaatgtttttcagaaGAGTCAGTTTTCTAAAAGGTCCATGCGGCTCAGAGACATTCCAGTGTCAGATGTTTACAAgagtgctgtagatcaggctttacagagtaaaaatggacatctggatcttttccttcgctttcttctgggtctctcactgGAGTCCAATCAGAACCTACTACAAACCATAATgacacagacaggaagtagctctcacaacacacaggaaacagttgtttacatcaagaagaagatcagaGAGAATCCATCAACAGAGAAATCCctcaatctgttccactgtctgaatgaactggaaGAACATTCTCTCGTTGAGGAAATCCAACAGTACCTGCAATCTGGAGATTTACATCAAAACAAACTTTCTTCTTCTCAGTGGTCTgctgtggtgtttgtgttactgacatcagcacaggaACAGGATGTGTTTGaccttaataaatatataaacatagaCTGTACACCAGAGGAAGTTCTTTTGAAGCTCCTGCCTGTGGttgcagcatccagaaaagctGAGTAAGTAATGTTGAATTTGACGGTTACACTGTTTATGttagcagcagaggagatggaAATATTTTATCAGATTCTCTGATGGATCGCATACTTCTTACAAATCATCagtgaaaatgttttctgtatGCAGTACATCAATACTACATTCAATATAGAATCATTACACAATGCATTACATAGGGAGGTTTATGgacgtggtgagggaagacgtgcaggtagttggtttaaaagaggcagatgtagatgacagtagtatggagatggatgatctgctgtggtgacccctaacaggagcagccaaaagaagaagaagacacaaTGCATTACGTAGCCTGTTTCATTATGACTAAATTAAATTGGTGTGTTATGCTAGTGGAATTGTACCCTGAATTTTGTTATTTGCAGTTTTAGTAATTGTGACCTGAAAGAAAAAGGCTGTGCAGGATTGGCCTCAGTGCTCAGCTCTGATTCCTCCAatctgagagaactggatctgtcTGGGAACAGATTCAAAAATTCAGGAATGAAGGGTCTTGCTCTGGGTATgaagaatcctcactgtaaactggagatactgaagTAAGATTCTTTCTCCGAAATATAAATGACAAGAGATTATATATAATCACTCATAAATCACTCagtattttaattaacatttgtccatgatactgtatgtaaaaagtaaatgaaaattgTACACATCTTTTAATTCATTTGGTCAGCTAGGCTTAGCTAGACTTGATGTTTCAATCTGTGTGTTCTGAGAgcgtgaagtgtgtgtcattgtctCTTTGCAGGTTCTGTAGTTGTCGTTTCTCAGATGAAGGTTGTGCTGCTCTGGCTTCAGCTCTGacatcaaacccctcacacctgagagaactggatctgtcTGGGAATTATCTCAAAGATGCAGGAATGAaatgtctctctgctgtactgagGAACCCTTACtttaaactggagatactgaggtaaatTATCGCATAACCTGCTCCTCAGCAGGTGGGGGGGGGTTGGGTATTCTTCAGGACATCTATCATCAGGGTTTGCACAGTGGGACCTTTTTACTTTATTGTCTAAGAAGCCAAATACTGAATATCACATATGAACAAATGATACATACTGAGTAAATAACATTTCAGACACAATATGGACGAatgctctgtttttctttttgtttttttggcgtTGCTAGAGGAAATAGATACTGAAGAAGCTAGACACACATGATTTGTACATTCCTTTTAGGTGCTTCTgtcaccaagtcaaattccttgtgtgtaaacatacttaAATACGTAAataaattctgattctgaaatttgacattaatataaattaaaaagacaAAGTTGATTATATATTATGAAGACTAATAACAACCTGCTAAAATTCCACAAGCATGTTTTATTAAACTGGTTGTATTATATTTGCTGCTTCTACATGTAGTAGTTCCATACTTTATGTATTGCTGTGGTAGAGATGAAAGTGGCAGTGGAGCAGCAATTTTCTGCTTCTGAACTGAGAGAGTAAAGAGTGTATCATTGTCTTTCTGCAGGTTGAATCGTTGTGGTGTTTCAGATGAAAGCTGTTCTGCTCTGGCTTCAGCtttgagatcaaacccctcacacttGAGAGAAGTGGATTTGTCTAAAAATTATCTAAGAGACTCAGGGGTGAAGTGTCTCTCTAATGGACTGGAGAATCCTCTctgtaaactggagacactAAAGTAAGATCTTTCATCTCAATTACACACATTCTACATTAGTGATGCTTAAGCAGAggttttaggttcagcatcaaatATCACTACACTCTGATTAAATCCACCCCAGTGGAATGACCCTGAATTATTATCGgtttgaatattttttctttgggCCTAGAGCATAGTTTTAACCTAAAAGTGGCAGTGCCaagttttcttatttttaacaattataacatatttgcattatatttaggagagatggcagtggagtttttaaccagtaTTAACCAATCATTATCAATTTTGTTTGTGGACAGGGTTGTGAAAACTCTGTCAAATTCaattttatgtgtattttttatttttttttattatttgccaattaaacagttaaaaacatatttttttgcaaGAACCACTCTCTCTGAATAAAGAGCAGTATTCCTATTGCCAATTTGAACATTGCTTAGACACTAAATCTATAATTAATGTTAGAATTAAGATTAAGGTAAGCAGTAAGTAGTTACCAACATTTTTGCACTTGACTATCTAACTAGTTCATGTTACAGTTTTATGTTACTATTAAACGGAACAGCAATAAATAAGTTAGCAAGCAGTGGCAGCAACCAGTATCAGGGATTTCTTCCTCACTCTTTTTGTAGAAGTACATGGcatgatgaatgaggaaaatgaaagagagagagaaggttggatggtgtggagatgtgaagcaggaagtggataggattagtaaggaggaagtggagaggatgaagagtggaaagtcggtaggaccagatgacataccggtagaagcatggagatgtttgggagagatgcagtggagtttttaaccagattgtttaacaggattttggaaggtgagaagatgcctgaggaatggagaaggagtgtgttggtactgatctttaagaataagggagatgtccagacctgcagtaactacaggggaataaggTTGGTCAGTCACACGAtgaagttatgagaaagagtagtggaagccaggctgagagaaggtgaccctctgtgagcagcagtatggtttcatgccgaggaagagcaccacagacacattatttgctttgagaatattgatggagaagtatagagaaggtcagaagaagttgcattgtgtgtttgtatatttagagaaagtggagaggagttgtggtattgtatgaggaagtctggtgtgtcagaagtatgtgagggtggtgcaggacatgtatgaggacagtgtgaagtgtgcagtaggaacaacaggctggttcaaggtgaaggttggactgcatcaaggatcagctctgagccctttcctgtttgcagtggtgatcgACAGGCTGACGGACGagttcagacaggagtctctgtggactatgatatttgtggatgatattgttactTGTGGTGAAAGttgggagcaggttgagaagatcctgtagaggtggaggtatgtgctggagagaaaagggaatgaaagtcagcaggagtaagacaaagtacatgtgtgtgaataagagggagggcagtggaggggtgcggtagCAGGGAGAAGATATGAAGAAGGTAGAGgtgttcaggtacctggggtcaacagtgcagagtaatagTGTGTgctagagaagtgaagaaaagagtgcaggcagggtggagtgtgtggagaagagtgatagcaggagtgatttgtaatagaagagtacctgtgagagtgaaagggaaagtttataggactgtggtgagacctgagatgatgtatggtttagagacagtggcattgagtaaaagacaggaggtggagctggaggtagcagagctgaagatgttgagttttttattgggagtgatggcgatggacaggattagaaacttCCAGGTGaatgcttaggcactggtatgatggTCAAAGTCTTCAGGCAGCTAGAAACCGTCTCTTGGGTCAGTTAAAGGGTTGAAGATATCAGTAAagacctgtgccagttgtccagcgcatgttTTGAAAACACGTCCCGGTATGCAGTCTGGACCAGTTACCTTGCGTGTATCCACTCTGCTAAACGCTGAATGGTTGGTGTcggtttgtagtctgtgatggtctggatgcctttGCACATGCGTCTgtggtcagagttgtggaagtgctcttcgaTATGGagtttgaatgtgtgtttggATCTAcgaatgccttttttttttcaggttggccctggctctgcTGTAGTCCTCTGTGTTCTCAGATTTAAAAGCAGAATTTTTTCTCCTAACAGGAGATGGACCTCAAAattcatccacggcttctgctTAGGAAAGTATTTGAACAATTAAGAGTGTGTCATTGTCTCTCTGCaggttgtgtggttgtgatgtcactgatgaaggttgtgctgctctgacttcagctctgagatcaaacccctcacacctgagagaactggatctgtcTGAGAATAAACTCAGAGACTCAggtgtgaaatgtctctctgctgtactggagaatcctcactgtaagctggagatactgaggtaagatcatctgaagtcacatgacctgctcttCAGTAagatttgattgttaatcataaacataataatgtcaagcagtcattcatgcaatggtgtgcaaaatcatgatcctactgaacagctacttcaattagcGAATCCAAAATTATGTACTAAAGTATTTGCAGTATGTGCTCTCAATCCAACAGTGTGTCTGCTTTCTTCCAATctacattatattgtattagaCACATCACCTCAGTTTGAAGCTTGTAGCACAAACCTTAAAATCTATTACCTGACGTTTAATTTATGGTTGTGCATCATACACTATTTCAGATTTATAAGTACACTTTATTAAATTACCTAACAAATAATAACCTGGAGTCATTTAATTTAAAGGTGTATTGATTTGGTCTATTGTCAAGAAAAAATTTTAGGAAGTGTGACTGCATTCATGAGACTTGGGAGTTTATCCCTGAAACTGAGAATGCTCAACTGCcctaattaatattaacaattgCCTCTTTTCATATCACCCAATCCTATaactacatttacagcattcagcAGACACTCTGATCTAGTGTAACTTACATTCTGCAGTTTCAGCTTATtggtgcagggatttgaactcacaacctctTGATCTGAAGCCAAACATCTTAacctctgagctaccacttccccatcTTATAACTAAAGATGTTCACTGGAGCTGAGATATAAAACTTTGTCTCAGGATTTGAAAagataagaaataataaaatgtgtcacTGTGCTCCAGAATCACCACAGCCATCCCACCATATTTATGCACATAGAGgtgaaaatatttttagtgTACTTTAGAAAAACTAAAGCATTCTGACAATGTATAAATCTTATAGATC
This genomic interval from Silurus meridionalis isolate SWU-2019-XX chromosome 22, ASM1480568v1, whole genome shotgun sequence contains the following:
- the LOC124376416 gene encoding NACHT, LRR and PYD domains-containing protein 12-like, encoding MNHLKPDGVPPFKKREKSAPARASSDVNTDPPSKKVKQEDLSSTLRCKSESTGPHVQEICKFNLIKKFQHLNEVMTNQRNPKLLNEIYTDLYITEGDSGKVNKEHEVRQIEAASRRAATAETPIKCSEIFEPLSEEDKPIRIVLTKGVAGIGKTVSVQKFILDWAEGKTNLDVLLIFPLPFRKLNLIKDQKLCLVELLHFFLKEIKEMNISGLDKVLFIFDGLDECRFPLDFQNTVRLCDVTEPASVDVLLINLIKGNLLPSALIWITSRPAAADQIPPECVDRVTEVRGFNDPQKEEYFRKRISDQSLSSRIITHLKSLRSIYIMCHIPVFCWISATVLERMLGEAESGEIPKTLTQMYTHFLIIQTNFIKKKYTKSQEADKEMVLKLGKLAFQQLMKGNLIFYEEDLMECGIDVKEASVYSGVCTQIFREEFGLHQSKVYCFVHLSIQEHLAALYVHLTFINETKNVFQKSQFSKRSMRLRDIPVSDVYKSAVDQALQSKNGHLDLFLRFLLGLSLESNQNLLQTIMTQTGSSSHNTQETVVYIKKKIRENPSTEKSLNLFHCLNELEEHSLVEEIQQYLQSGDLHQNKLSSSQWSAVVFVLLTSAQEQDVFDLNKYINIDCTPEEVLLKLLPVVAASRKADFSNCDLKEKGCAGLASVLSSDSSNLRELDLSGNRFKNSGMKGLALGMKNPHCKLEILKFCSCRFSDEGCAALASALTSNPSHLRELDLSGNYLKDAGMKCLSAVLRNPYFKLEILRLNRCGVSDESCSALASALRSNPSHLREVDLSKNYLRDSGVKCLSNGLENPLCKLETLKLCGCDVTDEGCAALTSALRSNPSHLRELDLSENKLRDSGVKCLSAVLENPHCKLEILRLCYCGVSDEGCAALTSALRSNPSHLRELELSRNKFRDSGMKCLSAVLENPHCNLEILRLCGCDVSDEGCAALTSALRSNPSHLRELDMSWNEIRDSGVKILSAVLENPHCKLEILRLCSCGVSDEGCAALGSNPSHLRELDLSWNKLGDSGVKCLSAVLENPHCKLETLRLWYCDVSDEGCAALTSALKSNPSHLRDLDLYFNNVGDSGHKLLFSLKDDKHYKLQNLRV